The Candidatus Caldatribacterium sp. genome includes a window with the following:
- a CDS encoding D-threitol dehydrogenase: MAFDFSLAGKVALVTGAAQGIGKAIALLFAEKGADLALLDLKEEVKRVAEEVEKFGRRALPIVADLTDFCHLPQAVSKAFEFFGSIDILVNNAGVSFLDDAENLSEEYWDKTLAVNLKAPFLLSQLVGREMIKKRSGKIINIASQAGIVALDKHVAYCVSKAGLISMTKVLALEWGEFNITVNAIAPTVVLTEMAEKAWAGEVGEAMKKKIPLRRFALPEEVAAAALFLASDAANMITGETLVIDGGYTIQ; encoded by the coding sequence ATGGCTTTTGATTTCTCTCTTGCCGGAAAGGTTGCTTTGGTTACGGGAGCAGCGCAGGGGATTGGAAAGGCTATTGCCCTCCTCTTTGCTGAAAAGGGTGCTGATCTCGCCCTCTTGGACCTCAAGGAAGAGGTAAAGAGGGTGGCTGAGGAAGTAGAAAAATTTGGGCGCCGAGCCCTCCCTATTGTGGCTGATCTCACCGACTTTTGCCATCTCCCCCAGGCGGTGTCAAAGGCCTTTGAGTTCTTCGGTAGCATCGACATTCTGGTGAACAACGCCGGTGTTTCCTTTCTTGATGACGCCGAAAACCTCTCCGAAGAATACTGGGATAAGACCCTGGCTGTGAACCTGAAGGCTCCCTTCCTGCTATCCCAGCTTGTGGGGAGAGAAATGATTAAGAAGCGCAGCGGGAAGATCATCAACATCGCTTCCCAAGCAGGGATAGTGGCCCTTGACAAGCATGTCGCCTACTGCGTGAGCAAGGCTGGCCTCATCAGCATGACGAAGGTGCTGGCCCTCGAGTGGGGAGAGTTCAACATCACCGTGAACGCCATTGCTCCTACGGTTGTTCTCACCGAGATGGCTGAGAAAGCCTGGGCAGGTGAGGTAGGAGAGGCGATGAAGAAGAAAATCCCCCTCCGCCGCTTTGCCCTCCCTGAAGAAGTTGCTGCTGCGGCGCTCTTTCTTGCTTCCGATGCCGCAAACATGATCACCGGGGAGACCCTCGTCATCGACGGAGGGTATACGATTCAGTAA
- a CDS encoding LacI family DNA-binding transcriptional regulator: MVPRRERTATISDIARVAGVAKSTVSKALNGAIGISPETREKILRIAEELNYRPSIIAQSLKSKRTRAIGLVLPNIMNPFFLSILKGVEDAAIDNGYVVVFCESDNKKRKESTYFQIFEERWVDGVIFSGVDNDSEEERYIRSLHERGIPVVLIDREIEGYFTNAVMIDNKGAAFSATTYLLELGHKKIATIVGPQKIRIFAKRFEGYKLALEKYGVKLDPKLVVEEDLSVEGGSRAIQKLLSQGLTFTAVFAHNDLMAIGCMKELQRNGIAIPGDVSVVGFDDIPLALLVTPSLTTVAQPAYEMGVEAVSLIKKSIEGGGGMESKVILPTKLVLRESVAPPPLFT; encoded by the coding sequence GTGGTTCCGCGAAGAGAAAGAACAGCGACTATAAGTGACATTGCCAGAGTAGCGGGTGTGGCTAAGAGTACAGTCTCAAAGGCCCTCAATGGGGCAATAGGAATCTCCCCAGAAACACGAGAAAAGATCTTAAGAATTGCTGAGGAGCTTAATTACCGTCCCAGCATCATCGCCCAGAGCTTGAAGAGCAAACGTACCAGAGCCATAGGCCTCGTTCTTCCCAATATTATGAATCCATTTTTCCTCTCCATCCTTAAGGGTGTTGAAGATGCTGCTATTGATAATGGCTACGTGGTAGTTTTCTGTGAAAGTGACAACAAGAAAAGAAAAGAATCTACTTACTTCCAGATATTCGAGGAACGCTGGGTAGATGGGGTGATATTCTCAGGAGTTGACAATGATAGTGAAGAGGAAAGGTATATCCGGTCCCTGCACGAGAGGGGAATCCCAGTCGTACTTATAGATCGGGAGATAGAGGGTTATTTCACCAATGCTGTTATGATCGATAACAAAGGTGCCGCTTTCTCTGCCACCACTTACCTCCTTGAGCTGGGGCACAAGAAGATAGCAACAATCGTCGGTCCCCAGAAAATAAGGATTTTTGCCAAGAGATTCGAAGGGTATAAGTTAGCTCTTGAGAAGTATGGTGTAAAGCTTGATCCTAAGCTCGTGGTGGAAGAAGACCTTTCTGTAGAAGGGGGGTCTCGTGCTATTCAGAAGCTACTTTCGCAAGGACTTACCTTCACAGCGGTTTTTGCCCATAACGATCTCATGGCTATAGGATGCATGAAGGAGCTTCAGAGAAATGGTATAGCAATTCCCGGGGATGTCTCAGTGGTTGGTTTCGATGATATTCCCCTGGCCCTTCTTGTAACCCCTTCTCTCACTACTGTCGCTCAACCGGCTTACGAGATGGGTGTCGAGGCAGTAAGCTTGATCAAGAAGAGCATAGAAGGGGGAGGAGGGATGGAGAGCAAGGTTATACTTCCCACAAAATTGGTTTTGCGGGAGTCTGTGGCTCCACCCCCTTTGTTCACCTAA
- a CDS encoding restriction endonuclease subunit S yields MTEGPYKLPEGWRWVKLGEVCDHKTGIWGSEASLDRGFPIVRSTEIVDYRVIPATAVVREVPPEKAMQYKLEPGDILVNKSSGSPHLVGWPAIFEDPADGRIYLFSNFMLRLRPQRDRVDPWFLLFWLHSPIARSIYLAAQDTTSGLRNLRVREFISLPIPLPPLPEQQRIVARIEELMARVREARRLRQEAKEDAERLWQSVLAETFPRPTASLPEGWRWVRLGEVAHRRAVTLKPSDYPDSTFSYIGMEHITPGQWEQPIPVTMLGCEIKSQVVKFWPGLVLYGKLRPYLNKVVVPTFEGVASTEFVPIEVDTSLLSPAYLGAFLRSPSFVAYANRNITGSRQPRVRLDALWNALIPLPPLPEQRRIVARLEAVRERIQTLKKAQDETETHLKELERSILDKAFRGEL; encoded by the coding sequence ATGACCGAAGGTCCCTACAAACTTCCCGAAGGCTGGCGGTGGGTGAAGTTGGGGGAGGTTTGCGACCACAAGACAGGAATATGGGGATCAGAGGCTTCTCTCGATCGAGGATTTCCGATTGTGCGTTCGACTGAAATCGTAGATTACCGCGTTATCCCTGCGACCGCCGTAGTGCGCGAGGTTCCGCCAGAAAAGGCTATGCAATACAAGCTGGAGCCAGGCGACATATTAGTTAATAAATCAAGCGGAAGCCCTCATTTAGTCGGATGGCCCGCCATTTTCGAAGATCCCGCAGATGGCAGGATCTATCTCTTTTCCAATTTCATGCTCCGTCTACGACCACAGCGGGATCGGGTAGATCCCTGGTTTTTGCTTTTCTGGCTTCATAGCCCGATTGCCCGATCCATCTATCTTGCAGCTCAAGACACTACCTCCGGACTTCGCAACCTTCGAGTCCGAGAATTTATAAGTCTTCCTATCCCCCTTCCCCCTCTTCCCGAGCAGCAGCGCATCGTGGCACGTATTGAAGAGCTGATGGCGCGAGTACGGGAAGCCAGGCGCCTGCGCCAGGAGGCTAAAGAGGATGCCGAGCGCCTCTGGCAGTCTGTACTTGCCGAGACCTTCCCCCGCCCCACCGCCAGCTTACCCGAAGGCTGGCGGTGGGTGAGATTGGGGGAGGTGGCACATCGGCGAGCTGTAACCTTAAAGCCTTCTGATTATCCCGACTCTACTTTTAGCTACATCGGCATGGAACACATAACGCCCGGCCAATGGGAACAGCCAATACCTGTCACGATGCTGGGATGTGAAATCAAAAGCCAGGTTGTGAAGTTTTGGCCTGGTCTTGTTCTTTATGGAAAACTGCGCCCTTACCTTAACAAAGTAGTTGTTCCCACTTTTGAAGGGGTTGCGTCCACGGAATTTGTTCCTATTGAGGTTGATACAAGCCTCTTATCTCCAGCGTATTTGGGTGCATTTCTTCGGAGCCCAAGCTTTGTGGCATACGCGAACAGGAACATAACAGGCAGCCGGCAACCACGTGTTCGCTTAGATGCATTGTGGAATGCCCTTATCCCCCTCCCCCCTCTTCCCGAGCAGCGGCGCATTGTGGCACGTCTGGAGGCGGTTCGGGAACGGATACAAACCCTCAAAAAAGCTCAGGATGAGACCGAAACGCACCTCAAAGAGCTCGAACGGTCTATTCTGGACAAGGCCTTCCGGGGAGAGCTGTAG
- a CDS encoding DUF433 domain-containing protein, whose translation MVGKLDRIRVDPNICLGQATIRNTRITVSVLLKMLAGEKSIQEILEAYPELEEEDVKQAIQYAAWVVAEEHHIVLGA comes from the coding sequence ATGGTGGGGAAATTGGACCGTATTCGTGTTGACCCGAATATCTGTCTGGGCCAAGCGACCATCCGTAACACCAGAATTACGGTGAGTGTGCTCTTGAAAATGCTCGCCGGGGAGAAGTCGATCCAGGAAATCCTGGAAGCATATCCGGAACTCGAGGAAGAGGATGTGAAACAGGCGATACAATACGCAGCCTGGGTCGTTGCAGAAGAACACCATATAGTGCTGGGTGCTTGA
- a CDS encoding aminopeptidase P family protein — translation MAYYDDQEMGKRVEKVREILERHALDFVLIYYDEFNLANAWYLTAWCPQFESGAVLVPREGSPMILGGPESEPFAKMDSAIKETRNLPVFMVPGEEYPNATIIDLPTLFEEVGRGKRIQRVGIVGLEQMPVSLYRQIVESFRGVELVDVTEAYTRLRYVKSPWEREAMRHAFRLARIGYKAMVRKIQPGVPEYEVAAAGEETVRSRGANGFGFRTIVASGARSNAVVPTASDKIMQAGEMVMVGLSPRWKGYCGCIGSTLPVDGEFTKEQRECIKHLQEAMLLAREGLKPGKTGKEIDAPVRAYFERIGYSRYLVCPFVHSIGLSEAEQPFFGPHSTDVLEPGMTVCIDVSFFGHPDFHGARLETGYEITESGAVPFDEETERMLLEGV, via the coding sequence ATGGCCTACTACGACGATCAGGAAATGGGAAAAAGGGTTGAAAAAGTGAGGGAGATACTCGAAAGACACGCCCTCGATTTCGTCCTCATTTACTACGATGAGTTCAACCTGGCGAATGCCTGGTACCTCACTGCCTGGTGTCCTCAGTTTGAGAGCGGCGCGGTACTCGTTCCTCGAGAGGGAAGCCCGATGATACTGGGTGGGCCGGAAAGTGAGCCCTTTGCCAAAATGGACAGCGCAATTAAGGAAACCAGGAATCTTCCCGTGTTCATGGTGCCAGGAGAGGAATATCCCAATGCCACCATCATCGACCTCCCGACGCTCTTTGAAGAGGTAGGAAGGGGTAAAAGGATACAGAGGGTGGGAATCGTTGGCCTTGAACAGATGCCCGTATCGCTGTACAGGCAGATTGTGGAAAGCTTCAGAGGGGTTGAGCTTGTGGATGTAACCGAGGCTTACACCAGGCTGAGGTACGTGAAGAGCCCCTGGGAGAGGGAAGCGATGCGGCATGCCTTTCGACTCGCACGCATAGGCTATAAGGCGATGGTTCGCAAGATACAGCCGGGCGTCCCTGAATACGAGGTTGCCGCAGCCGGCGAGGAAACAGTGAGGTCTCGAGGAGCCAACGGTTTTGGCTTCAGGACGATTGTGGCCAGCGGGGCACGGTCGAATGCCGTGGTTCCTACAGCAAGTGACAAAATCATGCAGGCCGGAGAGATGGTTATGGTGGGCTTGTCCCCAAGATGGAAAGGATACTGCGGGTGCATTGGCAGTACTCTACCGGTAGATGGGGAATTCACGAAGGAACAGAGGGAATGCATAAAACACCTGCAAGAGGCGATGCTACTTGCCCGCGAAGGGCTCAAGCCCGGGAAAACGGGGAAGGAGATAGATGCGCCGGTTAGGGCTTACTTCGAGAGGATAGGGTATTCCAGGTATCTTGTGTGCCCCTTTGTGCATTCCATAGGCTTAAGCGAAGCCGAACAGCCCTTTTTTGGTCCTCACAGCACCGATGTGCTGGAGCCGGGCATGACTGTGTGCATCGACGTAAGCTTCTTCGGACACCCGGATTTCCACGGAGCCAGACTGGAGACCGGATACGAGATAACCGAGTCCGGCGCGGTACCCTTCGACGAAGAGACGGAAAGAATGCTCCTTGAAGGGGTGTAA
- a CDS encoding PKD domain-containing protein, with protein MRKRRPGLLFLASGYFFLLMAGCSQGLPAPESLCPTATLTVQAPASVIAGREATFKVRVNGALPPGTTFVWDFGDGSENKEGLTVSHTYASGGESGTTYTVTVTAKLPPGYESCTPPSATLEVFVAPHPVYNRTRNTFYDSIQEAINEAENGDVIVVAPGIYREDIDFLGKNLTLQNANLDDPSLVAETIIEGNRSVVIFQNGCNQARLVGFTIQGGSGTPSGGPGTPNFPTFWMGPTFGGGIYIENASPTIEGNWIRGNTASIHGGGIYISGSSFPRIIGNRIEDNQAANGGGIYVGEGSFPVIYGNIIFRNKATGIGTIPGLGGGIFVQRNGGVRDREGNFWSRESCPPAGEALGNTWNYQENTFSENYNADGATKGCHVYFD; from the coding sequence ATGAGGAAACGGAGACCCGGTCTTCTGTTTTTGGCAAGCGGGTACTTCTTCCTCTTGATGGCCGGCTGTTCCCAGGGATTGCCTGCTCCAGAATCCCTCTGTCCCACTGCCACCCTCACGGTGCAGGCGCCAGCAAGCGTCATCGCAGGCCGGGAAGCTACCTTCAAGGTGAGGGTAAACGGAGCGCTTCCCCCGGGAACGACTTTTGTGTGGGATTTTGGCGACGGAAGCGAAAATAAGGAAGGGCTAACTGTCAGCCACACCTACGCAAGTGGCGGAGAAAGTGGCACCACCTACACCGTAACGGTTACTGCAAAGCTTCCTCCAGGATATGAATCCTGCACCCCGCCCTCGGCTACCCTTGAGGTTTTCGTGGCGCCTCATCCGGTGTACAACCGCACCCGGAACACCTTCTACGACTCCATACAGGAGGCCATCAATGAGGCTGAAAACGGTGACGTCATCGTCGTTGCCCCGGGTATCTACCGTGAGGACATCGACTTTCTGGGAAAGAACCTCACCCTGCAGAATGCCAATCTTGATGATCCTTCCCTGGTTGCCGAGACCATCATCGAGGGGAATCGGAGCGTGGTGATATTTCAAAACGGATGTAACCAGGCCCGCCTTGTGGGGTTCACCATCCAGGGTGGGTCTGGTACCCCAAGCGGTGGGCCTGGGACTCCAAACTTCCCGACCTTCTGGATGGGCCCCACCTTCGGTGGGGGTATCTACATCGAAAACGCCTCCCCCACCATCGAGGGGAACTGGATCCGGGGAAATACGGCAAGCATTCATGGTGGTGGAATCTACATCTCCGGCTCTTCTTTCCCCCGAATCATCGGCAACCGCATCGAGGACAACCAGGCTGCCAATGGGGGAGGAATTTACGTCGGCGAGGGCTCCTTCCCGGTGATTTACGGGAATATCATCTTTCGCAACAAAGCCACGGGTATCGGCACCATTCCCGGCCTGGGAGGAGGGATTTTCGTCCAGAGAAACGGAGGCGTCAGGGACAGGGAGGGGAATTTCTGGTCCCGGGAGAGCTGTCCCCCCGCCGGAGAGGCCCTGGGGAATACCTGGAACTACCAGGAGAACACCTTTTCTGAGAACTATAACGCCGACGGGGCAACCAAAGGGTGCCACGTCTATTTTGATTGA
- a CDS encoding DUF5615 family PIN-like protein — protein sequence MNISPETVKLLQEHGWDILRVSEVLLAGATDLEVLEFARREQRILITQDLDFSALLALSGYSCPSLVTLRLPLPEPEVVALRLLKVIPEIEPLLLEGGAVTVEENVVRIRRLPIELQEPPPG from the coding sequence ATGAACATCTCCCCCGAAACTGTCAAATTGCTGCAGGAGCACGGTTGGGACATCCTGCGAGTATCAGAAGTTTTACTTGCCGGTGCAACAGATCTGGAAGTTCTGGAGTTTGCCCGTCGGGAGCAAAGGATCCTGATTACTCAGGACCTGGACTTTTCTGCCCTCCTGGCGCTTTCGGGTTACTCCTGTCCGAGTCTGGTAACCCTGCGCCTGCCACTTCCAGAACCAGAAGTGGTGGCCCTAAGGCTTCTCAAGGTGATTCCCGAAATCGAGCCGCTCCTTCTTGAGGGTGGCGCGGTAACCGTGGAAGAGAACGTCGTACGAATTCGAAGGCTTCCCATAGAACTCCAAGAACCTCCTCCGGGATAA
- a CDS encoding SAM-dependent DNA methyltransferase → MKSPQTRETLANEIWRACDILRRDNNCGGIMEYIEHLSWLLFLRFLDAQEEEWETQAKLEEKPYQPIIEPPYRWRDWAKKDWPAEDLLSFVHGQLIPYLQNLGGDPLRDTIRSVFAERNVIVCASGYNLKDVLQIIDGIDFHSQDDIFTVSQIYEELLRRLGGENVAGEFYTPRPVIRFIVELVDPKIGETVYDPACGTCGFLAQAYLHMKRSERTIEDHKTLQERTFYGQEKKPLPALLGLMNMVLHGVATPHIVRKNTLEENIRQVAERYDVIMTNPPFGGTEGRHVQQNFPIRAQATELLFLQHIMKKLKPRDGARCGMVVPEGTLFRSGAFAEVKQDLLEEFNLHTVVSLPPGTFAPCDVKTALIFFERPGPTREVWYYELPLPEGLKKFSKGNPIQDEHFDEARRLWKAWDAYRKGKGPREACLSEHSWIVPVEEIRARGYDLTARNPNRKEAEALPSPMEIVAGLLEREREILSIVEELDELLSNSNQEETP, encoded by the coding sequence ATGAAGAGCCCTCAAACTCGCGAAACGCTGGCCAACGAAATCTGGCGGGCCTGTGACATCCTCCGCCGTGATAACAACTGCGGCGGCATTATGGAGTACATTGAGCACCTCTCCTGGCTTCTCTTCCTCAGGTTTCTCGACGCTCAAGAGGAGGAGTGGGAAACCCAGGCTAAGCTCGAGGAGAAGCCCTATCAGCCCATCATTGAGCCCCCATACCGCTGGCGGGATTGGGCCAAAAAGGATTGGCCCGCTGAGGATCTTCTTTCCTTTGTCCATGGCCAACTCATCCCCTATCTGCAAAACCTCGGCGGCGATCCTTTGCGTGACACCATCCGTAGCGTCTTTGCCGAGCGCAACGTGATTGTCTGCGCCTCAGGATACAACCTGAAGGATGTGCTCCAAATCATCGACGGGATTGACTTTCATTCCCAGGACGACATTTTCACAGTTTCCCAGATTTATGAAGAGCTCCTCCGACGGCTGGGCGGTGAAAATGTGGCTGGCGAGTTTTACACCCCGCGGCCGGTGATTCGCTTCATCGTGGAGCTCGTGGACCCGAAGATTGGGGAGACGGTTTACGACCCTGCCTGTGGCACCTGTGGCTTCCTCGCCCAGGCTTATCTCCACATGAAGAGAAGCGAACGTACCATTGAGGACCACAAGACCCTGCAGGAGCGGACTTTCTATGGCCAGGAGAAGAAGCCGCTTCCAGCCCTGCTTGGGCTCATGAACATGGTCCTTCATGGGGTGGCCACCCCGCATATCGTGCGGAAGAATACCTTGGAGGAGAACATCCGCCAGGTTGCGGAACGCTACGACGTCATCATGACTAATCCACCCTTTGGCGGAACAGAAGGTCGCCACGTCCAGCAAAACTTCCCCATAAGAGCCCAGGCTACAGAGCTCCTTTTCCTCCAGCACATCATGAAAAAGCTCAAGCCCCGGGATGGTGCCCGCTGTGGCATGGTTGTGCCCGAGGGCACGCTCTTTCGCAGTGGGGCTTTTGCCGAGGTTAAGCAGGATCTCCTCGAGGAGTTCAATCTGCACACCGTTGTGAGCCTCCCTCCTGGAACTTTTGCTCCTTGCGACGTGAAGACTGCTCTCATCTTCTTCGAGCGCCCGGGTCCCACGAGGGAAGTCTGGTACTACGAACTTCCCTTACCCGAGGGCTTAAAGAAGTTCAGTAAAGGTAACCCCATCCAGGACGAGCACTTCGACGAAGCCCGAAGGCTCTGGAAGGCCTGGGATGCTTATCGCAAGGGGAAAGGCCCACGGGAGGCCTGCCTTTCTGAGCACTCCTGGATTGTGCCGGTCGAAGAGATCAGGGCTCGGGGCTACGATCTCACCGCGCGTAACCCGAACCGCAAGGAAGCAGAGGCGCTTCCATCGCCGATGGAAATCGTGGCGGGATTGCTGGAACGCGAGCGGGAGATTCTGAGTATCGTTGAGGAGCTGGATGAACTCCTGAGCAACAGCAACCAGGAGGAGACACCATGA
- a CDS encoding DEAD/DEAH box helicase family protein, with translation MSMNEADTRAQLVEPKLREAGWTDRQVTREFYYQRDVRYTPGKIILVGDSIHRGQGRKVDYLLRLTEGFPIAVVEAEPEYKSSDAGLEQAKGYARDLGLAFAYSTNGHKIVEYDFFTNTTRELGSFPRPQDLWYRWQLNTGLGSVEVRDQRVEYLSRLGRDRNENPLLHDYCPEYLCGKRPHYFQEVAIREVIKRLVRGQRRVLLAMATGTGKTFVAFQIVWKLIKSGWLKRRHPERPARVLFLADRIVLRNQAYNTFSPSADGTNDPRCLVEGHPPNLNRDLYFGIYQTLWSQDESGTRLFEKFPQDFFDLVIIDECHRSGWGTWREILDYFREAIHLGMTATPKQDDNIDTYAYFCAEEPEVFIDPENPDKGKQRPPAYQYSLGQGIEDGFLATYKVHVVRTDIDATGLRLEDAIEQGAEVFIPEEVEPREKYTTPQFEREITLPDRTKAMVHHLARLLRRFGIWDKTMVFCVDMEHARLVARLLQDEFGPETGIDNYAVPIISEEGEEARRWLEDFADSNKKAPVVATTAELLSTGVDVPSCRNIVFMKTVSSPIVFKQIVGRGSRIDQATDKYWFRIIDFTGATRLFDQWDRPSGPPPRAPQGPQTARLKGYVFHALTGDRIVGASVSVRTGPNTQQGPIRTDSEGTFEFSSLPAGKLHLICNASGFLQREVIVETLPYETVTVEVGLKPAHKKPRKILVEGLEVTIADETVFIMESTGKQLTLKEYRDYIRGYVLQVVPTNKLLRDIWVDSKRRKDFLDELRRADIRPDILAEVMNRQDADVYDLLAHLAFGAPIRSRDERATAFRNREQAFINSRGEDARLVILELLEKYRAGGIEELRPQIFSVSPFRDWGGAYRIRNWFGGEEGLRKVLLVEIPERLYPETEVVAV, from the coding sequence ATGTCTATGAATGAGGCCGACACCCGAGCGCAGCTTGTCGAGCCAAAGCTCAGAGAAGCTGGCTGGACGGACCGGCAGGTAACCCGAGAATTTTACTATCAGAGGGACGTACGCTACACCCCTGGAAAGATTATTCTGGTGGGAGACAGTATTCACCGCGGCCAGGGACGCAAAGTCGATTACCTCCTCCGACTCACTGAAGGTTTTCCCATTGCCGTAGTCGAAGCCGAGCCAGAATACAAGTCCTCAGATGCTGGCTTAGAACAGGCCAAGGGCTATGCCCGCGATCTGGGTTTGGCTTTTGCCTATTCCACAAACGGCCACAAGATTGTAGAGTACGACTTCTTCACCAACACCACGAGGGAACTCGGTTCGTTTCCACGCCCTCAAGACCTCTGGTACCGCTGGCAACTGAACACGGGACTCGGGAGTGTGGAGGTGAGGGACCAGCGGGTAGAGTACCTGTCCCGCCTTGGGAGAGATCGCAACGAGAACCCACTTCTGCACGACTACTGTCCGGAATACCTCTGCGGAAAGCGTCCCCATTACTTCCAGGAAGTTGCCATTCGCGAGGTAATCAAGCGCCTCGTGCGCGGCCAGCGAAGAGTCCTCCTGGCCATGGCCACCGGCACCGGAAAGACGTTCGTGGCTTTTCAAATTGTCTGGAAGCTCATCAAGTCTGGATGGCTCAAGCGAAGACATCCCGAACGTCCAGCCCGTGTCCTCTTCCTTGCCGATCGAATCGTCCTCCGGAACCAGGCCTATAACACCTTTTCCCCTTCTGCCGATGGCACAAACGATCCGCGCTGCCTCGTCGAAGGACATCCACCCAACCTCAATCGAGACCTCTACTTTGGCATTTACCAGACGCTTTGGAGTCAGGATGAGAGTGGGACGCGCCTTTTTGAAAAATTCCCGCAGGATTTCTTCGACCTCGTGATTATCGATGAGTGCCACCGTTCCGGATGGGGGACATGGCGGGAAATATTAGATTACTTCCGTGAAGCCATTCATCTGGGCATGACTGCCACGCCCAAACAGGATGACAACATCGACACCTACGCGTACTTCTGTGCGGAGGAACCAGAGGTCTTCATCGACCCGGAGAATCCAGACAAGGGAAAACAGCGCCCTCCTGCCTACCAGTACAGCCTGGGACAGGGCATCGAGGACGGCTTTCTTGCGACCTACAAGGTGCATGTGGTGCGCACCGACATCGACGCCACTGGACTCAGGCTGGAAGACGCCATTGAACAGGGAGCGGAGGTTTTCATTCCCGAAGAAGTGGAACCCCGTGAGAAGTACACCACGCCGCAGTTCGAGCGGGAAATTACCCTCCCTGATAGAACAAAAGCCATGGTACACCATTTGGCCAGGCTTCTCCGGCGATTCGGGATCTGGGACAAAACCATGGTCTTCTGCGTGGACATGGAGCATGCCCGCCTGGTAGCCAGGCTCCTTCAGGACGAGTTTGGCCCTGAGACGGGTATCGATAACTACGCCGTTCCCATCATCTCCGAAGAAGGGGAAGAGGCTCGCCGGTGGCTCGAGGACTTCGCCGACTCCAATAAGAAGGCTCCGGTGGTGGCTACCACCGCTGAGCTCCTCTCTACCGGTGTGGATGTTCCCAGTTGCCGGAACATCGTGTTCATGAAAACCGTCTCCTCTCCCATTGTCTTCAAGCAAATCGTTGGTCGAGGGAGTCGCATCGACCAAGCCACCGACAAATACTGGTTTCGCATCATCGACTTTACCGGTGCCACGCGCCTCTTTGATCAGTGGGATCGCCCATCAGGACCTCCACCCAGAGCACCCCAAGGCCCACAAACTGCCCGACTGAAGGGGTACGTCTTCCACGCCTTGACAGGCGACCGCATCGTTGGAGCTTCAGTGAGCGTACGTACCGGTCCCAATACTCAACAGGGTCCCATCCGCACGGACAGCGAAGGTACCTTTGAGTTTTCTAGCCTCCCAGCTGGCAAACTCCACTTGATCTGCAACGCCTCGGGTTTCCTGCAACGTGAGGTAATCGTGGAAACCCTACCTTATGAGACGGTTACTGTGGAAGTCGGCTTAAAACCGGCTCACAAGAAGCCCCGCAAGATCCTAGTGGAAGGCCTGGAAGTGACTATCGCCGATGAGACCGTTTTCATCATGGAATCCACGGGGAAACAGCTCACCCTCAAAGAGTACCGCGACTACATTCGGGGATACGTACTCCAGGTGGTTCCCACCAACAAGCTTTTGCGGGACATTTGGGTAGATTCAAAACGCCGTAAGGATTTCCTGGACGAGCTTCGCCGGGCTGACATCCGCCCCGATATCCTTGCCGAGGTGATGAACCGCCAGGACGCTGATGTTTACGACCTTCTTGCTCATCTTGCTTTCGGTGCGCCCATTCGTTCCCGCGACGAGCGGGCAACGGCTTTCCGCAATCGCGAGCAGGCATTTATCAATAGCCGTGGCGAAGACGCAAGGCTCGTCATCCTTGAACTTTTGGAAAAGTACCGCGCAGGTGGGATTGAGGAGTTGCGCCCCCAGATTTTCAGCGTTTCCCCGTTTCGGGACTGGGGTGGAGCGTACCGCATCAGGAACTGGTTCGGGGGTGAGGAGGGTTTGAGGAAGGTTTTGCTGGTGGAGATACCCGAAAGGCTTTACCCTGAGACTGAGGTGGTGGCAGTATGA